Proteins encoded in a region of the Zunongwangia endophytica genome:
- the surE gene encoding 5'/3'-nucleotidase SurE translates to MSKEKPLILVTNDDGITAPGIRALLQVMKEIGDVVVVAPDSPQSGMGHAITISDTLFCDSVTLKENYNHKEYSCSGTPADCVKIATQEILHRKPDLCVSGINHGSNSSINVIYSGTMSAAVEAGVEGIPAIGFSLLDYSLNADFEPCKQYVKAITKNVLKNGLPKGVVLNVNFPKLPTEEIKGIKVCRQADAQWKEEFDKRTNPQGRDYYWLTGTFENNDSGKDTDEWALENGYVSLVPVQFDLTAHHFIKELNDWKLDE, encoded by the coding sequence ATGAGCAAAGAAAAACCGCTAATACTGGTAACTAACGATGATGGTATTACAGCACCAGGAATACGGGCACTTTTACAGGTTATGAAAGAGATTGGAGATGTAGTAGTTGTGGCTCCCGACAGTCCTCAAAGCGGGATGGGGCACGCCATCACTATTAGCGATACCTTATTTTGCGATTCAGTAACATTAAAAGAAAACTATAATCATAAAGAATATAGTTGCTCTGGTACGCCAGCCGACTGTGTAAAAATCGCCACACAGGAAATTTTACATCGCAAACCCGATCTTTGCGTTAGCGGTATTAACCACGGTTCTAACTCGTCCATAAATGTTATTTATTCTGGCACGATGAGTGCTGCTGTAGAAGCCGGTGTAGAAGGGATTCCCGCGATTGGATTCTCGCTTTTGGATTATTCGCTAAATGCCGATTTTGAGCCTTGCAAGCAATACGTAAAAGCCATTACTAAGAATGTGCTTAAAAATGGATTGCCAAAAGGGGTTGTTTTAAACGTAAATTTCCCCAAATTACCTACTGAAGAAATCAAAGGCATTAAAGTTTGTCGACAGGCTGATGCCCAGTGGAAAGAAGAATTTGATAAAAGAACCAATCCGCAGGGACGAGATTATTACTGGCTTACAGGAACTTTTGAAAATAATGACAGTGGTAAAGACACCGACGAATGGGCTTTAGAAAATGGGTATGTATCTCTAGTGCCGGTTCAGTTTGATTTAACGGCACATCA
- a CDS encoding carboxy terminal-processing peptidase, which yields MRRNLKILVLAVLMAATSCSFTTKKFDDPNKDKLLIDLITYVLSQGHYDAKEINDDFSVKVYDHYVESLDPSKRFFYKKDIEEFEKYKMLIDDEINNKELNFFDLTYSKLSKRNEEAKSLYKEILAEPFDFSKEEDFVANGEELDYVTSKKELKERWRKQLKFSTLITYYDLKQDEKNKKENDADYEVKSDKELEKKARETTENSLSEYFDLTDDLERNDYFSVFINAVVEEFDPHTYYFAPRDKDRFDVAMSGKIEGIGARLQKKNDNITIMDVISGGPAWKSDELATGDVILKVKQEDEDEPVNIVGMRLDDAVDLIKGPKGSEVTLTVRKKLLGNIEQVKLTRDIVEIEETYAKSAMVEKEGQQYGLINLPKFYFDMEDYDSRNAASDMRKDIEALKEQGMEGLVVDLRNNGGGSLKTVVDIAGLFIEKGPVVQVKSNGERKEVLNDEDSEIVWDGPLVILVNELSASASEILAAAMQDYKRAVIIGSKQTYGKGTVQNVVDLNRWLRNSDYGDMGALKITTQKFYRVNGGSTQLEGVKSDVVVPDRYSYVDVGEKDQDNPLPWDKIDPADYDIWDGYVGYEEAIENSKKRMEQSEQIKLIEQNAKWIKDQSEDDTYSLNFDQYSANAEETKEVAKQYDALKNYKTDLSFVSLPYEKQMFEADSTLQEKRDRWHKDLSRDVYVEEAINVLSDIKTNSIKHKVADSDKLKD from the coding sequence ATGAGAAGGAATTTAAAAATTCTGGTATTAGCGGTTTTAATGGCGGCAACCTCATGCAGCTTTACCACTAAAAAGTTTGATGATCCTAACAAAGACAAACTTTTAATCGACCTTATTACCTATGTTCTTAGTCAGGGACATTATGATGCGAAAGAAATCAATGATGACTTTTCAGTAAAAGTTTACGATCATTATGTAGAAAGTTTGGATCCTTCAAAACGCTTTTTCTACAAAAAAGATATTGAAGAGTTCGAAAAATATAAGATGTTGATCGATGATGAGATCAATAATAAAGAACTTAATTTCTTCGATCTAACCTATTCTAAGTTAAGTAAACGTAACGAAGAAGCGAAAAGTCTTTATAAAGAAATTCTTGCTGAACCTTTTGATTTTAGCAAAGAAGAGGATTTCGTTGCAAACGGGGAAGAACTTGATTATGTGACTTCTAAAAAAGAATTGAAAGAGCGTTGGAGAAAGCAGCTTAAATTTTCTACTCTTATCACCTACTACGATCTAAAGCAGGATGAAAAAAACAAGAAAGAAAATGATGCTGATTATGAAGTAAAGAGTGATAAGGAATTAGAGAAAAAAGCACGTGAAACTACTGAAAATAGTTTATCTGAATATTTTGATCTAACCGACGACTTAGAAAGAAATGATTATTTCTCTGTTTTCATAAATGCTGTTGTAGAGGAATTTGATCCTCACACGTATTATTTCGCACCACGAGACAAAGATAGATTTGACGTTGCGATGTCTGGGAAAATAGAAGGAATCGGTGCTAGATTACAGAAGAAAAACGATAATATCACCATTATGGATGTGATTTCAGGTGGTCCCGCATGGAAGAGTGATGAGTTAGCTACCGGAGATGTTATCCTAAAAGTGAAGCAGGAAGATGAAGACGAGCCGGTAAATATCGTAGGGATGCGTTTAGACGATGCAGTAGATTTGATTAAAGGTCCAAAAGGATCTGAAGTTACGCTTACCGTACGTAAAAAATTACTTGGCAATATAGAACAGGTTAAGCTTACCAGAGATATAGTTGAGATCGAAGAGACATACGCAAAATCTGCAATGGTAGAAAAAGAAGGTCAGCAATATGGTTTAATTAATCTTCCAAAATTCTATTTCGATATGGAAGATTACGATAGCCGTAATGCAGCTTCAGATATGCGTAAAGATATCGAAGCATTAAAAGAGCAAGGTATGGAAGGTCTTGTAGTGGATCTTCGTAATAACGGCGGTGGATCTTTAAAAACCGTAGTTGATATTGCAGGTTTATTTATTGAAAAAGGTCCGGTTGTTCAGGTGAAATCTAATGGAGAGCGTAAAGAAGTTCTAAACGATGAAGATTCTGAAATTGTTTGGGACGGTCCTCTTGTTATTTTGGTAAACGAATTGTCTGCTTCCGCTTCAGAAATTTTGGCGGCTGCTATGCAAGACTACAAAAGAGCGGTGATTATAGGTAGTAAACAAACGTATGGTAAAGGTACTGTTCAGAATGTAGTAGATTTAAATCGTTGGTTAAGAAATAGTGACTATGGAGACATGGGCGCGTTGAAAATAACTACTCAGAAGTTTTACAGAGTAAACGGTGGTTCTACTCAGTTAGAAGGCGTAAAGAGTGATGTTGTGGTTCCAGATCGTTATAGCTATGTAGATGTGGGCGAAAAAGATCAGGATAATCCATTACCATGGGATAAAATTGATCCTGCAGATTATGATATTTGGGATGGTTATGTTGGATACGAAGAAGCGATCGAAAATAGTAAGAAGCGTATGGAGCAAAGTGAGCAAATAAAGCTTATAGAGCAAAATGCAAAGTGGATCAAAGACCAAAGCGAAGATGATACCTATTCTTTAAACTTCGATCAATATTCAGCAAATGCAGAAGAAACTAAAGAAGTTGCAAAGCAATATGACGCTTTGAAAAACTATAAAACAGATCTTTCTTTCGTTTCGTTGCCTTACGAAAAGCAAATGTTTGAAGCAGATTCTACGCTTCAGGAGAAAAGGGATAGATGGCATAAAGATCTAAGTCGCGATGTTTATGTAGAAGAAGCGATAAACGTGCTTTCTGATATTAAAACTAATAGTATTAAGCATAAAGTAGCAGATTCAGATAAGCTGAAAGATTAA